The Methanococcoides methylutens MM1 genome has a window encoding:
- a CDS encoding NAD(P)/FAD-dependent oxidoreductase yields MAKDLLEKCAILQRDKQTYAIVPQTPGGIVTTDELQRIVDVARKYDADTLKFTSAQRIAIVGLKEGDIDDAWLDLGMKPAAAIGKCIRSIKVCPGTSFCKRAQQDAVSLGLVIDKKYHGMELPSKFKIAVSGCMNSCSEPAVKDIGIMGTPRGFTLMVGGNAGIRPRLGDVIAEGLTESEVLDLVEKVICIYKGYAKRYRLGRLIDDMGLDNFKREIGIL; encoded by the coding sequence GTGGCAAAGGATCTGTTGGAAAAATGTGCTATACTTCAGCGCGATAAGCAGACCTATGCCATTGTTCCACAAACTCCGGGTGGCATTGTAACTACTGATGAACTCCAGCGTATAGTGGATGTTGCCAGGAAGTACGATGCGGATACTCTTAAATTTACATCTGCACAACGTATTGCTATTGTCGGTTTAAAAGAAGGGGATATTGACGATGCATGGCTGGACCTTGGTATGAAGCCAGCAGCAGCCATCGGCAAATGCATTCGCAGTATCAAGGTCTGTCCGGGCACGAGCTTCTGTAAAAGGGCACAACAGGATGCTGTTTCCCTTGGATTAGTTATTGATAAAAAATATCATGGTATGGAGCTTCCATCAAAGTTCAAGATAGCTGTCAGTGGTTGTATGAACTCCTGTTCCGAACCGGCAGTAAAGGATATTGGCATAATGGGGACTCCCAGAGGTTTTACTTTGATGGTGGGGGGAAACGCAGGTATCAGACCAAGGCTTGGGGATGTTATCGCTGAAGGCCTGACTGAAAGTGAGGTTCTTGATCTCGTTGAGAAGGTAATTTGTATCTATAAAGGGTATGCTAAACGGTATCGTCTTGGCAGGCTTATTGATGATATGGGTCTTGATAATTTCAAAAGAGAAATCGGTATCTTATAA
- a CDS encoding DUF116 domain-containing protein — MVSLKNSSHRSAFKMTTKRHMFVPHCMRSLDCPAYATKYGIQCKSCGKCVMGKLKEDAKKYGYEFYIVTGSSFVKNILRDRYADGVLVIACDYEINKGMRSLAGTGIVTYGIPMLNDGCYNTCVDYEAVTDTLEMFR, encoded by the coding sequence ATGGTATCCCTTAAGAATTCATCACATCGTTCTGCTTTTAAAATGACGACAAAGAGGCATATGTTCGTTCCACATTGTATGCGTTCACTTGATTGCCCAGCTTATGCAACGAAATATGGTATACAGTGCAAGTCCTGTGGAAAATGTGTGATGGGCAAATTGAAGGAAGATGCAAAAAAATATGGCTATGAGTTTTACATCGTGACCGGCTCTTCTTTTGTAAAGAATATCCTGCGTGATCGTTATGCAGATGGTGTTCTTGTCATTGCATGTGATTATGAGATCAATAAAGGTATGCGTTCACTTGCAGGAACAGGTATTGTTACATATGGCATACCTATGCTCAACGATGGCTGCTATAATACATGTGTGGATTATGAAGCGGTCACTGATACTCTTGAAATGTTCAGATAA
- the rnp1 gene encoding ribonuclease P protein component 1, giving the protein MEASASNLIFHELIGLVTEIIGSTNPTLNNIKGRVVDESRNMLVIETEDMDEKMVPKQGNTFVFHLPSHSADQDQRVKINGKLLLSQPENRVKNIRKIRMR; this is encoded by the coding sequence TTGGAAGCATCAGCTTCTAATCTGATTTTCCACGAGCTGATCGGGCTTGTAACGGAAATCATCGGGTCAACGAATCCCACATTAAATAACATAAAAGGCAGAGTGGTAGACGAGTCACGCAATATGCTTGTGATCGAGACGGAAGACATGGACGAAAAAATGGTCCCAAAACAAGGGAACACGTTTGTCTTCCATCTTCCATCCCATTCTGCTGATCAAGATCAACGTGTTAAAATAAACGGGAAGTTACTGCTCTCACAACCCGAGAATAGAGTTAAGAATATTAGAAAAATACGCATGAGGTAA
- a CDS encoding methyltransferase domain-containing protein — protein MSRKKKFDNRIKADNDGLRFATPEVVASYRAKRLKCQTIADISCGIGGQTIFFAKECEKVYAIEINPEKIEFAKKNCERYGLDNVEFICGDALSEEVLEQVPKIDILFSDPARPPSEDKRLITSLKPGIPEVLSAYGEKTNSFAFEAPPQMTPDRIPFDCEKEYLSLNGQLNRLNLYFGDIKTCDRSAVSLPSEARIDSNSPASEIITTEDIGKFACEPEPSVIKAELLPELAGSIMENTGSEVKLFNIDQKRSLLTSKAPLSHPIAKTSYEIIQISKLDTALINKQLRKEDIGTVILRAGTDPARYWEMRNEIEKGLTGSGTAHLFARDGTAIICKIIG, from the coding sequence GTGTCACGAAAAAAGAAATTTGATAACAGGATTAAAGCCGACAATGACGGTCTGCGTTTTGCAACACCTGAAGTGGTAGCAAGCTACAGGGCAAAACGCCTGAAATGCCAAACCATCGCAGACATCAGTTGTGGAATCGGTGGCCAGACCATATTCTTTGCAAAGGAATGTGAAAAGGTCTATGCAATAGAGATCAATCCGGAAAAGATCGAATTTGCAAAGAAGAACTGTGAACGTTACGGCCTGGATAATGTAGAGTTCATCTGCGGAGATGCATTATCAGAAGAGGTTCTCGAACAGGTCCCTAAAATAGACATACTCTTCTCCGACCCTGCACGACCACCATCAGAAGACAAACGTCTTATCACAAGCCTTAAGCCAGGAATTCCAGAGGTGCTTTCAGCCTACGGGGAAAAAACGAATAGTTTTGCATTTGAAGCCCCACCACAAATGACACCTGACAGAATACCATTCGATTGTGAAAAGGAATACCTATCCCTAAATGGTCAGTTGAACAGACTGAACCTTTATTTTGGAGATATAAAGACATGCGATCGCTCAGCAGTATCACTACCTTCAGAAGCAAGGATCGACTCAAATAGTCCAGCTTCAGAAATAATAACTACCGAAGATATCGGAAAGTTTGCATGTGAGCCAGAGCCATCTGTCATTAAAGCCGAACTATTGCCAGAGCTTGCCGGATCCATAATGGAAAATACAGGATCAGAGGTAAAATTGTTCAATATCGACCAAAAGAGAAGCCTCCTTACATCAAAAGCACCCCTAAGTCACCCAATTGCAAAGACCAGTTACGAAATAATCCAGATATCAAAGTTGGACACCGCACTAATAAATAAACAGCTTAGAAAGGAAGATATCGGTACAGTAATATTAAGGGCTGGAACTGACCCCGCAAGATACTGGGAAATGCGAAACGAGATAGAGAAAGGTCTGACCGGATCAGGCACAGCTCACCTTTTTGCCAGAGATGGAACTGCCATCATATGCAAAATAATAGGCTGA
- the rpl3p gene encoding 50S ribosomal protein L3: MAKGHRPRRGSLAFSPRKRAQSHIPRFRSWPESNAEPKLQGFAGYKVGMTHVIMIDDTKNSLTEGSEISVPVTVIETPAIRVAAIRAYGEDTYGEKAIGEAWTNVLDSDLDRRIKAPKNHDVNAALAKIEGLVEDGTVTDIRLITYTLPSSLTGVPKKVPDIMETGVSGADAKAKFEYAKNVLGTMVDVSDVFGNGGIIDVAAITTGHGTQGPVKRWGINLMKNKHSRQGSLRQVGTLGPWTPAHVSWRVPQMGQMGYHQRTEYNKRILKISSDTDEINPAGGFTNYGLVRGNYILIKGSVPGPSKRLIRLREPTRSKVSSIGEPQIVHISTQSKQG, encoded by the coding sequence ATGGCAAAAGGACACAGACCAAGGCGGGGTTCACTTGCATTCAGTCCACGCAAGCGAGCACAAAGTCACATTCCAAGGTTTAGATCATGGCCAGAGTCAAACGCTGAACCTAAGCTGCAGGGCTTTGCAGGTTACAAGGTAGGTATGACTCACGTCATCATGATCGACGACACAAAGAACAGTCTTACAGAGGGCAGTGAGATATCCGTTCCTGTAACTGTTATTGAGACCCCAGCTATCCGTGTTGCAGCAATTCGTGCATACGGTGAGGACACCTATGGGGAAAAAGCAATTGGTGAAGCATGGACAAACGTTCTTGACAGCGATCTTGACCGCAGGATCAAAGCTCCAAAGAACCACGATGTCAATGCAGCACTTGCTAAGATCGAAGGACTTGTAGAGGATGGTACTGTCACAGATATCAGACTTATCACATACACATTACCTTCAAGTCTTACTGGTGTTCCAAAGAAGGTTCCTGATATCATGGAAACCGGTGTAAGTGGCGCAGATGCAAAAGCAAAGTTCGAGTACGCAAAGAACGTTCTGGGAACCATGGTAGATGTCTCAGATGTGTTCGGTAACGGCGGTATCATCGATGTTGCAGCTATTACAACCGGTCACGGTACACAGGGTCCGGTAAAGAGATGGGGAATTAACCTCATGAAGAACAAGCACTCCCGTCAGGGAAGTCTTAGACAGGTCGGTACCCTCGGTCCATGGACTCCTGCACATGTTAGCTGGAGAGTTCCACAGATGGGTCAGATGGGATACCACCAGAGAACTGAGTACAACAAGAGGATCTTAAAGATCTCCTCAGATACCGATGAGATCAATCCTGCAGGCGGATTTACCAACTATGGTCTGGTCCGTGGTAACTATATCCTGATCAAGGGCAGTGTCCCAGGTCCATCAAAGAGACTTATCAGGCTCAGGGAACCAACCAGGTCAAAGGTATCCAGCATTGGAGAACCTCAGATCGTTCACATTAGTACACAGTCCAAGCAGGGGTGA
- a CDS encoding response regulator transcription factor translates to MKKIMVVDDEADTIYLVRSILEAEGFEVVGVGSGIECLERLDAEKPDAVLLDIMMPDMDGWETYHKIKKDFPDMPVSILSAKGQKFDQMLGLNVLKADDYIIKPFGAADLVSRIKSLFREA, encoded by the coding sequence TTGAAAAAAATAATGGTTGTTGATGATGAAGCTGACACCATTTATCTTGTCAGATCCATTCTCGAAGCAGAGGGGTTTGAGGTGGTTGGAGTAGGAAGCGGTATCGAATGTCTTGAAAGGCTTGATGCTGAAAAACCGGACGCTGTATTACTTGATATCATGATGCCTGATATGGATGGGTGGGAAACCTATCATAAAATTAAAAAAGATTTTCCGGATATGCCTGTTTCGATCCTTTCTGCCAAAGGTCAGAAGTTTGATCAGATGCTTGGACTTAACGTGCTGAAGGCAGATGATTATATCATTAAACCATTCGGTGCAGCGGATCTTGTAAGTCGTATCAAGTCCCTTTTTAGAGAAGCTTGA
- a CDS encoding 50S ribosomal protein L22 produces MARINYTTELDPETSSKAMGSELHISPKRSRELCKAVKGMKTKAAKRYLEDVVVLKQAVPFGRHNDSLGHKKGPMAAGRYPVKVATEMLKLLKNAESNAEYKGLNPDHMYIAHAAMKRGRVIHGMRPRARGRASPKNTETVNIELIISEVR; encoded by the coding sequence ATGGCAAGAATCAACTATACAACAGAACTTGACCCAGAGACAAGTTCAAAAGCAATGGGTTCCGAGCTTCACATCTCACCTAAGAGGTCACGTGAGCTCTGCAAAGCTGTAAAAGGCATGAAGACAAAGGCAGCAAAGCGCTACCTTGAAGATGTCGTAGTCTTGAAGCAGGCAGTTCCTTTTGGAAGGCACAATGACAGCCTTGGTCACAAGAAGGGTCCAATGGCAGCAGGTCGCTATCCTGTAAAGGTCGCCACAGAGATGCTTAAGTTGCTCAAGAACGCAGAAAGCAATGCAGAATACAAAGGTCTGAACCCTGATCACATGTACATTGCACACGCAGCAATGAAGCGTGGACGTGTGATACACGGTATGAGACCAAGGGCTCGCGGAAGGGCAAGTCCGAAGAATACGGAAACTGTCAATATTGAACTGATCATAAGCGAGGTGCGCTAA
- a CDS encoding 50S ribosomal protein L2, translated as MAKRLISQNRGRGSPTYRAPSHKYKAALKHPRVDEESVLNGTVIDITHDPARSAPIVKVAFENGEEQLILAPEGIAVGEKIACGVSADVKPGNILPLAEIPEGIPICNIESKPNDGGQFARSSGVYATLVSREASKVVVRMPSGVLKWFNPKCRATVGIVAGGGRVDRPFLKAGKKYHKMKARAAKYPRVSGIAMNVIDHPFGGGNRKHPGRPTTVSRNAPPGRKVGQIAARRTGKR; from the coding sequence ATGGCTAAAAGACTTATATCACAAAACAGAGGTCGAGGAAGTCCAACATACAGGGCTCCATCACACAAGTACAAAGCTGCACTCAAACACCCACGTGTAGATGAAGAAAGCGTTCTCAATGGTACTGTTATTGATATCACACACGACCCTGCAAGGTCAGCACCTATTGTCAAGGTAGCCTTTGAGAATGGTGAAGAGCAGTTGATCCTTGCTCCAGAAGGAATCGCAGTCGGTGAAAAGATTGCCTGTGGTGTATCCGCAGACGTCAAGCCAGGTAACATCCTTCCTCTTGCAGAGATCCCTGAAGGTATTCCAATATGCAACATTGAGTCAAAGCCAAACGACGGCGGTCAGTTTGCACGTTCATCAGGTGTTTATGCAACACTTGTTTCACGTGAAGCAAGCAAGGTCGTTGTAAGGATGCCATCAGGTGTCTTGAAATGGTTCAATCCAAAATGCAGGGCAACAGTCGGTATCGTTGCCGGTGGCGGAAGGGTTGACAGGCCATTCCTCAAGGCAGGTAAGAAATACCACAAGATGAAAGCAAGGGCAGCCAAGTATCCACGCGTATCAGGAATTGCCATGAACGTTATTGACCACCCATTCGGTGGAGGTAACAGGAAGCATCCAGGAAGGCCAACTACCGTGAGCAGGAATGCACCACCAGGACGTAAGGTTGGTCAGATCGCAGCACGCAGGACCGGAAAACGTTAA
- a CDS encoding 30S ribosomal protein S3 produces the protein MAVEKKFVQDGFVKASMDEYFAKQLSRAGYGGMDINRTPMGTQITIYAEKPGMVIGKAGKVIRKLTRDVDRIYDLDNPQIDAQEVKKPELNAQMMASRLASSIERGWYFRKAGHNTMRAIMNAGALGCEIVISGKLTGARSRVEKMVSGYIKHAGKPAEDIVDDGFAVAVKKLGTLGCRVRIIHPNAVLPDAYRMKTAEELAASGVVAPAEEAKAGIEELVEAEGAVAEPEEVVEAAPEVTEVAEETAEAEVVAEEPMTETTAESEAVVEIVEGEERREVNGVWQHKHEGHDYWHPMARVHREG, from the coding sequence ATGGCTGTAGAGAAAAAGTTCGTCCAGGATGGATTTGTAAAGGCATCCATGGATGAATATTTTGCAAAACAATTAAGCAGGGCTGGCTACGGCGGTATGGACATTAACCGTACCCCAATGGGAACCCAGATCACTATCTATGCTGAGAAACCAGGTATGGTAATCGGAAAGGCTGGAAAAGTGATCAGGAAATTGACCCGTGACGTAGACAGGATCTATGACCTGGACAACCCACAGATCGATGCACAGGAAGTCAAGAAACCTGAACTGAATGCACAGATGATGGCATCAAGACTTGCTTCCTCCATTGAGAGAGGATGGTATTTCAGAAAGGCCGGTCACAACACCATGCGTGCTATTATGAATGCTGGTGCACTTGGATGTGAGATCGTCATTTCCGGAAAACTGACCGGTGCAAGGTCAAGGGTAGAGAAGATGGTCAGCGGTTACATCAAGCATGCAGGTAAACCTGCTGAAGACATCGTCGATGACGGTTTCGCTGTTGCTGTAAAGAAACTTGGTACCCTTGGATGCAGGGTACGTATCATTCACCCTAATGCAGTCCTTCCGGACGCATACAGAATGAAGACCGCTGAAGAACTTGCAGCATCAGGTGTCGTTGCTCCTGCTGAAGAGGCAAAGGCAGGCATCGAAGAGCTTGTAGAGGCTGAAGGCGCAGTTGCAGAGCCTGAAGAAGTTGTTGAAGCAGCTCCTGAAGTTACAGAAGTAGCTGAGGAAACTGCAGAGGCAGAGGTTGTAGCAGAAGAACCTATGACTGAAACAACAGCAGAATCAGAAGCTGTAGTTGAGATCGTTGAAGGAGAAGAGCGCCGTGAGGTCAACGGTGTATGGCAGCACAAACATGAGGGACACGATTACTGGCACCCAATGGCCCGTGTCCACAGGGAGGGCTAA
- a CDS encoding (Fe-S)-binding protein produces the protein MMKGEPSINTNNFTAVQLMELDACVRCGECVNWCPTYDAANKDPGLAPRDKILRWKKFMDKSYGLRARLFGPKAIPEEEIEQFKDDVYGCTTCAMCATVCEVGINTVELWESMRANLVKRGNGPFGKQSMFVKLIGEYMNPYMADNKDRLNWITEDIKIADKAEILYFGGCTAELREAKLALATARVLNKLGIEFTMLGEDECCCCSALVRTGQYEIEDIARKAARSNVDGIVAKGAKTVVYACAGCFRASLVDWPRLLGEELPFKVVHITEFLEGLIKEGKIEWEKPFDNLTVTYHDPCHLGRHVGVFQPPRSVLNSIPGLNLKEMDRIKENQRCCGAGGGVKAGIPDLALKVAETRVQDALAKNPDILSSACPFCRRNLSDGRDSLGADELVVEDVIVLTAEALGIDLED, from the coding sequence ATCATGAAAGGCGAACCTTCAATTAATACAAATAACTTTACTGCTGTCCAGCTCATGGAGCTTGATGCCTGTGTACGCTGTGGTGAATGTGTCAACTGGTGTCCAACCTATGATGCTGCCAACAAAGATCCTGGACTTGCACCAAGGGATAAGATCCTCAGGTGGAAAAAGTTCATGGACAAGTCCTATGGCCTTCGTGCCAGGCTTTTCGGTCCAAAGGCAATCCCTGAGGAAGAGATCGAGCAGTTCAAGGACGATGTCTATGGATGTACTACCTGTGCAATGTGTGCAACTGTCTGTGAGGTCGGTATCAACACCGTCGAACTCTGGGAATCCATGCGTGCAAACCTTGTAAAGCGTGGAAACGGTCCGTTCGGTAAGCAGAGCATGTTCGTCAAGCTTATTGGTGAGTACATGAACCCATACATGGCTGACAACAAGGACAGGCTCAATTGGATCACAGAAGATATCAAGATCGCTGACAAGGCAGAGATCCTTTACTTTGGAGGATGTACTGCGGAACTCAGGGAAGCAAAGCTGGCATTAGCTACAGCACGTGTACTCAACAAGCTTGGAATTGAGTTCACAATGCTTGGCGAAGATGAATGCTGCTGCTGTTCCGCACTTGTCAGGACAGGTCAGTATGAGATCGAGGACATTGCACGTAAGGCTGCAAGAAGCAATGTTGATGGTATCGTTGCAAAGGGTGCTAAGACAGTCGTCTATGCATGTGCAGGATGCTTCAGGGCTTCACTTGTCGACTGGCCAAGGCTGCTCGGTGAAGAGCTTCCTTTCAAGGTCGTCCATATCACAGAGTTCCTCGAGGGACTTATCAAGGAAGGAAAGATCGAATGGGAGAAGCCATTTGACAACCTTACAGTAACATACCACGACCCATGTCACCTTGGACGTCACGTTGGTGTATTCCAGCCTCCAAGGAGTGTTCTCAACTCTATTCCAGGTCTCAATCTTAAAGAGATGGACCGTATCAAAGAGAACCAGCGCTGCTGTGGAGCTGGCGGTGGTGTAAAGGCAGGTATTCCAGACCTTGCTCTCAAGGTCGCTGAAACACGTGTCCAGGATGCTCTTGCAAAGAACCCTGATATTCTCTCAAGCGCATGCCCATTCTGTAGAAGGAACCTTTCTGACGGAAGGGACTCTCTTGGTGCAGATGAGCTTGTTGTTGAGGATGTCATTGTCCTTACAGCAGAAGCACTTGGCATTGATCTTGAAGACTGA
- a CDS encoding disulfide reductase: MSMEYFSGLSETAEIANSFGMLTESMKITFAAVMIMATISIAIFMLGMYINLKKWGMGSEGYSLKPKGSIFTFPKALAYQMSAKGHGHGQNIFVTLILDALLQRRALRRSPGRWIMHIAIFGGWIALCIMSVAMFVVEIIHMVGIHIISPEVFREMLSFPNDVFSYILLFGIIVAIFRRLFLKKARESTIAFDSVLLIGLTIIVITGFVADGLRNGNFWGFGMQSDLAPPAALFHVVISLFFCIAYIPFSKYMHMIAGPLTLLANKGGE; the protein is encoded by the coding sequence ATGAGTATGGAATATTTCAGTGGACTTTCTGAGACTGCAGAAATCGCAAACAGTTTCGGGATGCTTACTGAGTCTATGAAGATCACATTTGCAGCGGTCATGATTATGGCCACCATATCAATAGCGATCTTCATGCTTGGTATGTATATAAATCTCAAAAAATGGGGCATGGGTTCCGAAGGCTACAGTCTTAAGCCAAAAGGAAGCATTTTCACATTCCCTAAAGCGTTAGCCTATCAAATGAGTGCAAAAGGGCATGGACATGGTCAGAATATCTTTGTAACACTTATTCTTGATGCTCTTCTTCAGAGACGTGCATTAAGGCGTAGTCCTGGAAGATGGATAATGCATATCGCCATCTTTGGTGGATGGATCGCTCTTTGTATCATGTCAGTTGCCATGTTCGTTGTGGAAATCATCCACATGGTAGGAATTCACATAATCTCGCCTGAGGTTTTCAGAGAGATGCTCAGTTTCCCTAACGATGTTTTCAGTTATATTTTGTTGTTCGGTATCATCGTTGCAATTTTCAGGAGACTTTTCCTTAAGAAGGCTCGTGAAAGCACAATCGCTTTTGATTCCGTCCTTCTAATTGGACTTACTATAATCGTTATTACAGGTTTCGTTGCTGATGGTCTAAGGAATGGTAATTTCTGGGGCTTTGGAATGCAGTCCGATCTTGCACCACCTGCAGCACTGTTCCACGTTGTGATCTCATTGTTCTTCTGTATCGCATATATCCCATTCAGCAAGTACATGCATATGATCGCAGGACCACTTACACTGCTTGCTAACAAGGGAGGCGAGTGA
- the rpl4p gene encoding 50S ribosomal protein L4, whose translation MTTANIIDLSGNAKGEITLPEVFGEIFRPDLIKKAVLSAQANRLQPYGPKVYAGMETSAHSWGSGRGVAQVPRISNGSRVARIPQAVGGRRAHPPKPETDRTEKINKKEKRLAIRSAIAATINADLVKARGHRFDAEVPLVAENTIEGLLKTKDVISFLQAAGVYDDVIRAKEGKHIRAGKGKRRGRKYKTRKSILIVTGEESPIVKAANNLPGVDVATVDSLNAELLAPGTHAGRLTIWTESAITNMEGMFI comes from the coding sequence ATGACCACAGCAAATATTATCGATTTATCAGGAAATGCTAAAGGCGAGATTACATTGCCGGAAGTATTCGGAGAGATCTTCAGGCCGGATCTTATCAAAAAGGCAGTTCTTTCTGCACAGGCCAACAGGCTTCAGCCATACGGTCCTAAGGTATATGCAGGTATGGAAACATCAGCACACTCCTGGGGATCAGGCAGAGGTGTTGCACAGGTTCCAAGGATCTCCAATGGAAGCCGTGTCGCAAGGATTCCACAGGCAGTGGGCGGAAGGCGTGCACATCCTCCAAAGCCGGAGACCGACCGTACAGAGAAGATCAACAAGAAAGAGAAGCGTCTTGCTATCAGATCCGCTATTGCAGCAACTATCAATGCTGACCTTGTAAAGGCACGCGGTCACAGGTTCGACGCAGAAGTTCCTCTTGTTGCAGAGAACACCATTGAAGGTCTTCTGAAGACTAAGGACGTCATAAGCTTCCTTCAGGCAGCTGGTGTCTACGATGATGTTATCCGCGCAAAGGAAGGTAAACACATTAGGGCCGGTAAAGGCAAGCGCAGGGGACGTAAGTACAAGACAAGGAAGAGCATCCTGATCGTAACTGGTGAGGAAAGTCCTATTGTTAAGGCAGCTAACAACCTTCCAGGTGTCGATGTTGCTACAGTAGATTCCCTGAATGCAGAACTTCTGGCACCAGGTACCCATGCAGGCAGACTCACCATCTGGACCGAGTCCGCAATAACCAACATGGAGGGTATGTTCATATGA
- a CDS encoding 50S ribosomal protein L23, which yields MSAIKYPFITEKAMMLMDDNKLQFVVDTRANKKQVENDVVKMYGFAVKSVRTMTTMKGLKKALVTFEEPDAAHEIATRIGLM from the coding sequence ATGAGTGCTATTAAGTATCCGTTCATTACTGAAAAAGCAATGATGCTTATGGATGACAATAAGCTTCAGTTCGTCGTTGACACACGTGCTAACAAGAAGCAGGTGGAGAACGATGTGGTCAAGATGTATGGCTTCGCAGTAAAGTCAGTACGCACAATGACCACCATGAAAGGCTTAAAGAAAGCATTGGTAACATTCGAGGAACCAGATGCTGCACATGAGATTGCAACACGTATAGGATTGATGTGA
- the rpmC gene encoding 50S ribosomal protein L29 — protein sequence MAILRTKEIRDMTPHERVDELEKIRSELIRERALASAGGAPDNPGRIGELRRTVAKIKTIQNELKEI from the coding sequence ATGGCAATCCTTCGTACAAAAGAGATCCGGGATATGACCCCACACGAACGTGTAGATGAGCTTGAGAAGATCCGAAGTGAACTTATCCGTGAGCGTGCACTTGCATCTGCAGGTGGAGCTCCTGATAACCCCGGAAGGATCGGAGAGCTTAGAAGAACCGTTGCAAAGATCAAGACAATTCAGAACGAATTGAAGGAGATCTGA
- a CDS encoding 30S ribosomal protein S19: protein MAKKSTSRLPKRKGEFTYRGLTVEQLQQLSFEEFVELLPAKERRSIRRGLSDHQKDILQQFRDGKESVRTHYRNMIIYPEMVGKTIEVYNGKTFVATEIMPEMIGHRFGEYSPTRNRVSHGSAGVGATRSSKFVPLK from the coding sequence ATGGCAAAGAAATCAACATCAAGATTACCAAAACGAAAAGGAGAGTTCACATACCGTGGTCTTACGGTAGAACAGCTCCAGCAATTGAGTTTTGAAGAATTTGTAGAACTCCTGCCTGCAAAGGAACGCAGGTCCATACGCCGTGGTCTTTCCGATCACCAAAAGGATATTCTGCAGCAGTTCAGGGACGGTAAAGAAAGCGTACGAACTCACTACAGGAACATGATCATCTACCCTGAGATGGTCGGCAAGACCATTGAGGTCTATAATGGTAAGACGTTCGTAGCAACAGAGATCATGCCTGAAATGATCGGGCACAGGTTCGGCGAATACTCCCCAACACGTAATAGGGTTTCACACGGAAGCGCTGGTGTTGGTGCAACACGTTCGAGTAAGTTCGTACCATTGAAGTAA
- a CDS encoding DUF116 domain-containing protein, whose product MEIPYELLGRIFVYLLLFVLLGIVLALLVGFYSFKKKKVVFPNFVLFILYLFYSPAKWICSVFSIRDTLVDEILIEVRNAVMLDDFINAKGPRAVFLPQCMRHASCRARCDPIIGYECKQCGLCDIGAICEAAGEHGFTVYVIPGGSFVKKIMKAHRPTSCIGVACYDELSESMEEISFIPVQGICLLRDGCFNTKVDVAEVIDKMEVCNV is encoded by the coding sequence ATGGAAATTCCCTATGAACTTCTGGGCAGGATCTTCGTATATCTGCTTCTCTTTGTTTTACTGGGAATTGTTCTCGCATTACTTGTCGGGTTCTATAGCTTCAAGAAAAAAAAGGTGGTATTCCCGAACTTTGTTCTTTTCATTCTTTACCTGTTCTATTCGCCGGCTAAATGGATATGCAGTGTCTTCTCCATTCGTGATACTCTTGTGGATGAGATCCTTATTGAGGTCAGGAATGCCGTAATGCTTGATGATTTTATTAATGCAAAAGGTCCGAGGGCTGTGTTTCTGCCCCAGTGTATGCGCCATGCCAGTTGCAGGGCCAGGTGCGATCCTATTATTGGATATGAGTGCAAACAATGTGGACTATGCGACATTGGTGCTATTTGTGAGGCTGCCGGTGAGCATGGTTTCACTGTCTACGTCATTCCGGGTGGAAGCTTTGTAAAGAAGATAATGAAAGCACACCGGCCTACTTCGTGCATTGGTGTGGCATGTTATGATGAACTTTCCGAATCCATGGAAGAGATATCTTTTATTCCTGTTCAGGGCATCTGTCTTTTGAGGGATGGTTGCTTCAATACAAAAGTGGATGTTGCTGAAGTTATTGATAAGATGGAGGTCTGCAATGTATAA